In the Sediminibacter sp. Hel_I_10 genome, one interval contains:
- a CDS encoding UxaA family hydrolase: MQNKLIKVNPSDNVAVALINLEAGEVISFENEDIKVMSDVKAKHKIALDTFNDGDKIFMYGVLVGKANQTIKKGDVLTIDNVKHQSAKVSQKTDTIGWTKPDVSQWEDKTFMGYHREDGQVGTANVWLFFPLVFCENRNIELLKDIFEKELLTQKSSNHRMLLRSLVNEGQDEVQVEKEQATNVFDNIEVKFITHPGGCGGIRQDSESLARLLAGYVKNPNVAGATVLSLGCQNLQIDIFNKALEAISPDNKKPVLMYEQQQMGTVDEMLGAIIKNSFEAIKEANKIERQPAPLSKLKVGLECGGSDGFSGISANPTLGYTSDMLVALGGTAILAEFPELCGVEQELVNRCVQEEKADKFLSLMQAFEKSVVDAGSGFDMNPSPGNIKDGLITDAMKSAGAAKKGGTSPVVDVLDYGEYVTEPGLNLLCTPGNDVESTTAMVGSGANIVLFTTGLGTPTGNPITPVIKVSSNSELAAKMSDIIDVDTGDVIKGEKSIEEMAQTMLNYIIEVASGRIKSKASLLDQNDFIPWKRGVSL, from the coding sequence ATGCAAAACAAATTAATAAAAGTCAACCCATCAGATAACGTCGCAGTTGCTTTAATCAACTTAGAGGCAGGGGAGGTGATTTCGTTTGAAAATGAAGACATCAAAGTCATGTCGGATGTCAAGGCGAAACATAAAATCGCTTTAGATACGTTTAACGATGGTGATAAAATTTTTATGTACGGGGTGTTGGTTGGTAAAGCAAATCAAACCATTAAAAAAGGCGATGTACTTACCATAGATAATGTAAAGCATCAAAGTGCAAAGGTGAGTCAAAAAACAGATACTATTGGATGGACTAAGCCAGATGTTTCTCAATGGGAAGATAAAACCTTTATGGGGTATCATAGAGAAGATGGACAGGTAGGAACAGCTAATGTATGGTTGTTTTTTCCTTTGGTGTTTTGCGAGAACAGAAACATTGAGTTGCTCAAGGATATTTTTGAGAAAGAGCTTCTCACACAAAAATCCAGCAACCATAGAATGTTGCTTCGCTCTTTGGTTAATGAAGGGCAAGATGAGGTTCAAGTTGAAAAAGAACAAGCCACCAATGTTTTTGATAACATTGAGGTGAAATTTATAACCCATCCTGGAGGATGCGGTGGTATTCGTCAAGACTCTGAAAGTTTAGCACGATTATTGGCGGGCTACGTTAAAAATCCAAATGTGGCTGGCGCAACGGTTTTGAGCTTGGGATGCCAAAACTTGCAAATAGATATATTTAACAAAGCTCTTGAAGCTATTAGTCCTGATAACAAAAAACCTGTGCTCATGTATGAGCAACAACAGATGGGTACTGTTGATGAAATGCTTGGCGCCATCATCAAAAATTCGTTTGAAGCCATAAAAGAAGCCAACAAGATTGAGCGTCAACCAGCACCCTTGTCAAAACTTAAAGTAGGTTTAGAGTGCGGTGGATCTGATGGGTTTTCAGGAATTTCGGCTAATCCTACCTTAGGCTATACTTCGGATATGTTAGTGGCATTGGGCGGTACCGCAATCTTGGCAGAATTTCCAGAATTATGCGGCGTAGAACAAGAGCTGGTCAATAGATGTGTTCAAGAAGAAAAAGCAGATAAATTTTTAAGTCTAATGCAGGCCTTTGAAAAATCTGTAGTAGATGCCGGTTCGGGTTTTGATATGAATCCTTCCCCAGGAAATATTAAAGACGGATTAATTACAGACGCAATGAAGTCTGCCGGTGCAGCTAAAAAAGGAGGGACTTCTCCTGTGGTAGATGTTTTGGATTATGGGGAATATGTTACAGAACCAGGGTTAAATCTATTGTGCACACCAGGTAATGATGTAGAAAGCACTACGGCTATGGTTGGTTCTGGAGCTAATATTGTCTTATTCACAACGGGATTGGGGACGCCAACAGGAAACCCTATTACGCCAGTGATCAAAGTGTCTTCAAACTCTGAGCTAGCGGCTAAAATGAGTGATATTATTGATGTAGATACTGGCGATGTTATAAAAGGAGAGAAGTCTATTGAAGAAATGGCGCAAACCATGCTTAATTATATTATTGAAGTGGCTAGCGGACGAATAAAATCTAAAGCGAGCTTATTAGATCAAAATGACTTTATCCCATGGAAACGTGGCGTTTCACTATAA
- a CDS encoding LacI family DNA-binding transcriptional regulator, translating into MKKKTTIYDIAEKLGLTAATVSRALNNNVKISEKTRALVQKTAIEMNYEQNTLARALKSGKSFNVGVVVPRMDSNFFASVIRGIEEELYPKGYHVIVCQTHDQEKLETGNINSLLNAQVDGILMSISNSKTKNKIFSALSQKRVPLIFFDRKKDIAGVSSVTIDDFNGSYAATKHLIDQGCRRIAHFSNDRSLEIFQNRYLGYKQAIIDHHIEFDESLVIELFSKVEEGKKATRKLLSLKNPPDAIFSSSDFTALGAIQEIKEHGLRIPEDICVVGFSNEPFTRFMELSITSVDQSPIEMGRIAANVFLREVDSDPKNEQIVLNPELIIRQSSLKSTY; encoded by the coding sequence ATGAAGAAAAAGACTACGATTTATGACATAGCTGAAAAGCTTGGCTTAACCGCTGCTACTGTCTCTAGAGCCCTTAACAATAATGTTAAGATAAGCGAAAAAACTAGAGCGCTTGTTCAAAAGACGGCCATAGAAATGAACTACGAGCAAAATACCCTTGCGCGCGCACTTAAAAGCGGTAAAAGCTTTAATGTAGGTGTTGTCGTCCCTAGGATGGACAGTAATTTTTTTGCCTCAGTTATACGCGGTATTGAAGAAGAATTATACCCAAAAGGATATCATGTTATTGTTTGCCAAACACATGATCAAGAAAAACTGGAAACGGGCAATATCAACTCGCTATTGAACGCTCAAGTTGATGGTATTTTAATGTCCATCTCAAATTCAAAAACCAAAAATAAAATATTTAGTGCCTTATCTCAAAAGCGGGTGCCGCTCATATTTTTTGATAGAAAAAAGGATATTGCAGGAGTTAGCTCTGTAACTATAGATGATTTTAATGGATCTTACGCCGCTACAAAACATTTGATTGATCAAGGCTGCAGACGCATTGCCCATTTTTCTAATGATCGTTCCTTAGAAATTTTTCAAAATCGTTATTTAGGCTACAAACAAGCCATTATTGATCATCATATTGAGTTTGATGAAAGCTTGGTTATTGAGTTGTTTAGCAAAGTAGAAGAAGGCAAAAAAGCAACTAGAAAACTCTTAAGTTTAAAGAATCCGCCAGATGCTATATTTTCTTCAAGTGATTTTACAGCACTTGGTGCCATTCAAGAAATTAAGGAGCACGGCTTAAGAATTCCCGAAGACATTTGTGTTGTTGGCTTTAGTAATGAGCCTTTTACCAGATTTATGGAACTTTCTATTACTTCTGTAGACCAATCACCAATTGAAATGGGAAGGATAGCTGCCAACGTATTTTTAAGAGAGGTCGACAGTGATCCCAAAAATGAACAGATTGTTCTAAATCCGGAACTCATTATCCGTCAGTCCTCCCTTAAATCTACTTACTAA
- a CDS encoding Ig-like domain-containing protein, with amino-acid sequence MLKLSNTSRMFAYGITIICLFFMSCSSDDSDSQNDDIIQVSSIIISGSTIEDGGSSQLTAVVTPSNATNASVIWSVSDATVATISSSGLLSAVSNGSVTVKAEAEDNSGVFAEQTFAISGVDFNSGATTVNTAQDILIAIANANPGDIIYVSGGNYVFGSTITISGSGFNGNLVYLMADPNDTERPKFDFSSMSENSSNRGLIVSGDYWHIKGIDIFGAGDNGMLIRGNDNLIEFCTFSENKDTGLQIGGGGSNNTILNCDSFFNADSSLENADGFACKLDAGSDNSFIGCRAWQNLDDGWDGYLRDKDNITTYYENCWAFKNGYLMDGTEGAGDGNGFKTGGSDDKDLRHNAVYKNCIAAGNIYDGFDHNSNRGDIEIYNCSAYSNGRNFSFSSTNIANALVIKNSFSFEGTNNDSYSATSTDITNNGWQNGLTTNASDFVSLDMELLAAPRGVDGSLPNIDFLFLVAGSDLIDAGIDVGLEFNGSAPDIGAFEFE; translated from the coding sequence ATGCTTAAATTATCAAATACCAGCCGTATGTTTGCTTACGGAATTACAATTATTTGTCTCTTTTTTATGTCTTGTAGTAGTGATGACTCAGACAGTCAAAATGATGACATTATTCAAGTGAGTTCTATTATCATTTCAGGATCAACCATAGAAGATGGAGGTTCGTCGCAATTAACAGCGGTTGTAACTCCTTCTAATGCCACTAATGCTTCTGTTATATGGTCTGTGTCAGATGCTACAGTAGCCACCATATCAAGTTCAGGTTTACTTAGTGCTGTTTCTAATGGTTCGGTTACCGTAAAGGCTGAGGCCGAGGATAATTCGGGTGTTTTTGCAGAACAAACGTTTGCAATATCTGGTGTTGATTTTAATAGCGGAGCAACTACAGTTAATACGGCGCAAGATATATTGATAGCTATAGCTAATGCCAATCCCGGAGACATCATATATGTAAGTGGTGGCAATTATGTTTTTGGATCTACTATTACTATTTCAGGCAGTGGATTTAATGGCAATTTGGTGTATTTAATGGCAGATCCTAATGACACCGAAAGACCAAAATTTGATTTTTCGTCCATGTCTGAAAATTCATCTAACAGAGGATTGATTGTATCTGGCGATTACTGGCATATCAAAGGGATAGACATTTTTGGAGCGGGAGATAACGGCATGCTTATAAGAGGAAACGATAATCTTATTGAATTCTGCACATTTAGTGAAAACAAAGATACGGGACTCCAAATTGGAGGAGGCGGTAGTAACAACACAATCTTAAATTGTGACTCGTTTTTCAACGCTGATAGTTCATTGGAGAATGCTGATGGGTTTGCTTGTAAATTAGATGCAGGTTCCGATAATTCATTTATTGGCTGTAGAGCTTGGCAAAATTTAGACGATGGTTGGGATGGTTATTTAAGAGATAAAGATAATATTACCACCTATTATGAAAATTGTTGGGCATTTAAAAATGGCTACCTCATGGACGGTACTGAAGGAGCAGGAGATGGTAATGGTTTTAAAACAGGTGGTAGTGATGATAAAGATCTAAGACATAATGCCGTATATAAAAACTGTATAGCTGCAGGAAATATTTATGATGGTTTTGATCATAACAGCAATCGTGGTGATATAGAAATTTATAATTGTTCGGCTTACAGCAATGGTCGAAATTTCAGTTTTAGCTCCACCAATATTGCTAACGCTCTTGTTATTAAAAATTCGTTTTCTTTTGAAGGAACTAATAATGACAGCTACTCGGCTACTTCAACAGATATTACCAATAACGGTTGGCAAAATGGTCTTACCACGAATGCATCTGACTTCGTGTCTCTGGATATGGAACTATTAGCTGCACCAAGAGGAGTAGATGGTAGCCTGCCTAATATTGATTTCTTGTTTTTAGTAGCGGGTAGCGATTTGATTGATGCAGGAATAGATGTGGGGCTTGAGTTCAATGGCTCTGCTCCAGATATAGGGGCTTTTGAGTTTGAATAA
- a CDS encoding polysaccharide lyase family 1 protein, whose protein sequence is MVKLKYILVIFFIATSTMLMAQSLAFPTAEGFGKYTTGGRDGIVYKVTNLSDDGEGSLRKGILKKGPRIIVFEVSGTIELTSKLDINRGDLTILGQTAPEGGITLKGYPVTIKSDNVIMRYLRFRMGDIHGIEGDALGCRDTKNVIIDHCSISWGTDENASFYNNENFTLQWCIISEALNNSVHEKGAHGYGGIWGGVNASFHHNLIMSNNSRNPRFSGSSTTENSKREFLDFRNNVIYNWGENSIYGGESGTYNMINNYFKSGPATTSSKLDRIVSPSEPYGQFYIDGNFVYGYEDINDNNWNGGVQCENPELARLKEPVAISNNVITSSAKKAYKSVLKSVGLNLYRDDVDVRLIKSIKTNNPLYKNGIIDSQNDVGGWPVIISKKRPTDTDNDGIPDNWEKKLGLDAIIEDSQLKTIDENYANIEVYANGLLKSCL, encoded by the coding sequence ATGGTAAAATTAAAATACATCTTAGTCATTTTCTTTATAGCAACCAGCACGATGCTTATGGCTCAGTCTTTGGCCTTTCCAACAGCAGAAGGTTTTGGAAAATATACTACTGGAGGTAGAGATGGCATTGTTTATAAAGTGACCAATCTAAGTGATGATGGCGAAGGAAGTTTAAGAAAAGGCATATTAAAAAAAGGCCCTAGAATTATTGTTTTTGAAGTATCTGGCACCATAGAACTCACGTCTAAGTTAGACATTAATCGAGGGGATTTAACCATTTTAGGACAAACTGCTCCAGAAGGCGGCATAACGCTCAAAGGATATCCCGTGACCATTAAATCAGATAACGTTATAATGAGATATCTGAGATTTAGAATGGGAGATATTCATGGTATTGAAGGTGATGCTTTAGGGTGTAGAGACACTAAAAATGTAATTATTGATCATTGCTCTATCAGTTGGGGAACCGATGAGAATGCATCGTTTTATAATAACGAGAACTTCACACTGCAATGGTGCATCATTTCCGAAGCTTTAAACAACTCTGTTCATGAAAAGGGCGCTCATGGTTACGGCGGGATTTGGGGCGGTGTCAACGCTTCGTTTCATCATAATTTGATAATGAGCAACAACAGTAGAAACCCTAGATTTAGTGGGTCTTCTACTACTGAGAATTCTAAACGTGAATTTTTAGACTTTAGAAACAACGTTATCTATAATTGGGGCGAAAACAGTATTTATGGAGGAGAGAGCGGCACTTATAATATGATCAACAACTATTTTAAATCGGGGCCAGCTACCACATCTTCTAAACTGGATAGAATTGTAAGCCCTTCAGAACCTTATGGTCAATTTTACATCGACGGAAATTTTGTGTATGGATATGAAGATATCAATGACAATAATTGGAACGGTGGAGTACAATGCGAAAATCCTGAATTAGCGAGATTAAAAGAACCCGTTGCTATTTCAAATAATGTTATTACTTCCAGTGCAAAAAAAGCTTACAAAAGCGTATTAAAATCTGTAGGTCTCAACCTATACCGAGATGATGTAGACGTTAGACTTATTAAATCAATCAAAACCAATAATCCTCTTTATAAAAATGGTATCATCGACTCACAAAACGACGTGGGCGGTTGGCCAGTAATCATCTCAAAAAAGAGACCTACAGACACCGACAATGATGGTATACCAGACAATTGGGAAAAGAAATTAGGCCTAGACGCAATCATAGAAGACTCTCAGTTAAAAACAATTGACGAGAATTATGCTAACATAGAAGTATATGCCAATGGATTGCTTAAGTCTTGTCTGTAA
- a CDS encoding DUF5123 domain-containing protein, producing MKTKYIFKSLIFLFTLATFTNCDSPEELINELQIDREFAPVDLSVQIRTQTTLEFDWQTEDEIDLYLLEISEDPEFNTLTTSLSVNASDLPIQVELEGETIYYARVKTVSTRGLNDSTYAYISAETLTEQIFFPIQPEDLLATQVTLTWLPNSNVTQIVISPGDIVRDLTQEEIAAGSATITGLTGETDYTAQILNNANIRGVLFFTTGIDIGTGTLVTPSDDLFQMVADAAPGDVLVLESGDYTSQTGTLVIDKSLTLRGLLSFEKPLLKLSISIVAGATDVSLIDLDLTGDADLELTDMVRYSGADNYNSLLVSGCNVHDYGRSFIAGNETDAVVQTITVENSIVTNVLTSGGDFFDFRNSDVLNVNFTTSTFNNCAPGRDFFRIDASGTTNGLATCNILLENCTLYACSNSSSRRLFYVRFDANDITSRNNLITDTEIEGYSDNSATDESITFQNNNYFNAPTLYDSSVARYDDSTSFTTLDPGYTDVANGDFSVANQSLIDDNVGDPRWLQ from the coding sequence ATGAAAACAAAATATATCTTTAAATCGCTCATATTCCTCTTTACATTGGCTACGTTCACTAATTGCGATAGTCCTGAAGAATTGATTAATGAACTTCAAATTGATAGAGAATTTGCTCCTGTAGATTTGTCTGTGCAAATTAGAACACAAACAACTTTAGAGTTTGATTGGCAAACTGAAGATGAGATTGATCTTTACTTACTCGAGATTAGCGAAGATCCAGAATTTAATACTCTCACAACATCTCTAAGTGTTAACGCTAGTGATCTCCCTATTCAAGTTGAATTGGAAGGAGAAACAATTTATTATGCTAGAGTAAAAACTGTTAGCACGAGAGGTCTAAATGATTCAACTTACGCGTACATCTCAGCTGAAACGCTTACCGAGCAAATATTCTTCCCTATTCAACCTGAAGATTTACTTGCCACGCAAGTAACGCTGACTTGGCTTCCTAATAGTAATGTCACTCAAATTGTTATAAGCCCGGGGGATATTGTACGTGATCTCACCCAAGAGGAAATTGCCGCCGGTTCTGCAACAATAACGGGTCTTACAGGAGAGACAGATTATACTGCTCAAATATTAAATAACGCAAATATTAGAGGCGTATTATTTTTTACCACTGGAATCGATATAGGCACTGGTACTCTAGTGACACCATCTGATGATTTATTTCAAATGGTAGCCGATGCTGCTCCTGGTGATGTTCTTGTATTAGAGTCAGGTGACTACACGTCTCAAACTGGTACTTTGGTTATAGATAAATCCTTAACTTTAAGAGGCTTACTTAGTTTCGAAAAACCTTTGTTAAAATTAAGTATTTCTATAGTAGCTGGTGCTACTGATGTTAGTCTAATAGATTTGGACTTAACTGGGGATGCCGATTTAGAACTTACCGATATGGTGCGTTATTCCGGCGCTGATAATTATAACTCTTTATTAGTGAGCGGGTGTAATGTTCATGATTATGGCAGATCATTTATTGCAGGTAATGAAACCGATGCGGTTGTTCAAACCATCACTGTTGAAAACAGCATAGTCACTAATGTTTTAACTAGTGGTGGTGATTTCTTCGATTTTAGAAATTCAGATGTTCTCAACGTGAATTTCACAACAAGTACTTTTAATAACTGTGCCCCTGGACGTGATTTTTTCAGAATTGATGCTTCAGGAACAACAAACGGTTTAGCTACTTGTAACATTTTATTAGAGAACTGTACGCTTTATGCTTGCTCAAATTCTAGTAGTAGAAGGTTATTTTATGTGAGATTTGACGCCAATGATATCACCTCAAGAAATAATTTAATTACCGATACTGAAATTGAGGGTTATTCTGATAACAGTGCAACAGATGAAAGCATTACGTTTCAAAATAACAACTATTTCAATGCACCAACCCTATACGATTCATCCGTGGCAAGATATGATGACTCTACATCCTTTACTACATTAGATCCAGGATATACTGACGTCGCTAATGGGGATTTTAGCGTTGCAAACCAATCTTTAATTGACGATAATGTTGGAGACCCTCGTTGGCTTCAGTAG
- a CDS encoding RagB/SusD family nutrient uptake outer membrane protein, with amino-acid sequence MKKLIIITGIMCVAFFNSCQEFEEDFLEGPAKSALEPNVIFSSEDLTKGAIDGIIEPMGQTNSYRGRYIPLYGFNTDTEYHFSSDQPGSSQGALMIYDATPTNPQMNTNNNVFGQMYSGIERANLCIEGLRLYGNPEPGTVLGQYLGEALTLRAIYYADLLKTWGDVQARFEPISEETVFLEKTNRDIIYKQIIADLGEAATLVAWPNDTPQTATSERINKAFVKSFRARLALAASGFQQYPDGVRRSNDPELSVENMYTLALNEATDVIESGKASLNPSFEQFWRNYNAEQIFAGRESLWEIPFADGRGRVAFSFAVRHRGIDQHTEQPRGGTAGPQPNVFYDFDETDLRRDVTCVPYQYGNPDEDEFAQQELTNLGTWYFGKYRYEWMDRRVTSTNDDGLNKIYMRYAEVLLIAAEAANQLQGPAAAKPYLKDVRRRAFPSSVHPEKVDAYVDGIGSSEAMLDAIIEEYKYEFTGEMIRKQNLIRWNRLASSLDETKEKLFNLKNRTGEYSDVPTTLYFKYEETDIEGEESEFLIIYGLNRNENESPGPDYSAYDWITLEDDQINSVYQVGVNPDNRQFWPIWQVFLDASNGQLQNDYGY; translated from the coding sequence ATGAAAAAACTAATAATTATAACAGGAATTATGTGTGTTGCATTTTTCAACTCTTGCCAAGAGTTTGAAGAGGATTTTTTAGAAGGTCCAGCAAAATCCGCACTTGAACCTAATGTCATCTTTTCGTCAGAAGATTTAACCAAAGGAGCAATTGATGGTATTATAGAACCTATGGGACAGACCAATTCTTATCGTGGTCGGTACATCCCATTGTATGGTTTCAATACAGATACCGAGTATCATTTTAGCTCAGATCAGCCAGGTAGCTCTCAAGGCGCTTTAATGATTTATGACGCCACGCCCACGAACCCTCAGATGAATACAAACAATAATGTTTTTGGGCAGATGTACTCAGGCATTGAGCGCGCCAATTTGTGTATAGAAGGATTAAGGCTTTATGGCAATCCAGAACCAGGAACGGTATTAGGTCAATATTTGGGTGAGGCCCTAACGCTTCGAGCTATTTATTATGCCGATTTATTGAAAACTTGGGGCGATGTTCAAGCACGCTTTGAGCCTATTTCTGAGGAAACTGTATTTCTTGAAAAAACTAATAGAGATATCATTTATAAACAAATTATAGCCGATTTAGGGGAAGCCGCTACATTAGTAGCGTGGCCAAATGACACGCCCCAAACTGCAACCTCAGAGCGTATCAATAAAGCGTTTGTAAAGAGTTTTAGAGCTCGATTAGCTTTAGCAGCTAGCGGATTTCAACAGTATCCTGACGGTGTAAGAAGAAGTAATGACCCTGAGCTTTCTGTTGAAAACATGTACACACTTGCTTTAAATGAAGCTACTGACGTCATCGAAAGCGGCAAAGCAAGTTTAAATCCATCTTTTGAACAATTTTGGAGAAACTATAATGCCGAACAAATTTTTGCAGGTAGAGAGTCGCTTTGGGAAATTCCTTTTGCCGATGGCCGTGGTAGAGTTGCATTTTCATTCGCAGTAAGACATAGAGGCATAGATCAACATACTGAACAACCTAGAGGTGGTACTGCAGGCCCTCAACCTAATGTGTTTTACGATTTTGACGAAACTGACTTACGTAGGGATGTTACCTGTGTACCTTATCAATACGGAAACCCAGACGAAGACGAATTTGCTCAGCAAGAATTGACCAATTTAGGCACATGGTACTTTGGTAAATATCGCTATGAGTGGATGGATAGACGTGTTACTTCTACAAACGATGACGGCCTTAATAAAATCTATATGCGTTATGCAGAGGTGCTTTTAATTGCAGCTGAAGCAGCGAACCAATTACAGGGACCAGCAGCAGCCAAGCCCTATCTCAAAGACGTGAGACGTAGAGCTTTTCCATCTTCAGTACATCCTGAAAAAGTAGATGCTTATGTTGATGGTATTGGAAGCTCTGAAGCTATGCTAGATGCCATTATCGAAGAATACAAATATGAGTTTACCGGTGAGATGATTCGTAAACAAAATTTAATACGTTGGAATCGATTGGCCTCGAGCTTAGACGAGACTAAAGAGAAATTGTTTAATTTAAAAAACAGGACTGGTGAATATAGCGATGTGCCAACAACCTTATATTTTAAGTATGAAGAAACCGATATAGAAGGTGAAGAATCAGAATTTTTAATCATCTATGGTTTGAATAGAAATGAGAATGAATCACCAGGTCCAGATTACTCGGCTTACGATTGGATTACCTTAGAAGATGATCAAATAAACTCTGTTTATCAAGTTGGGGTAAATCCAGATAATAGACAGTTTTGGCCAATCTGGCAAGTATTTTTAGATGCCAGTAATGGTCAATTACAAAATGATTACGGATACTAA